From Peromyscus maniculatus bairdii isolate BWxNUB_F1_BW_parent chromosome 8, HU_Pman_BW_mat_3.1, whole genome shotgun sequence, a single genomic window includes:
- the Bhlha9 gene encoding class A basic helix-loop-helix protein 9 yields MLRGTPGLGLRGLKRSEGSVEDLGRSCPEAGRNFGVLRRSLDEAEEAAGRRRERPARSKARRMAANVRERKRILDYNEAFNALRRALQHDLGGKRLSKIATLRRAIHRITALSLVLRASPAPRWPCGHLECHGQAAHGSGAGDSGFSAPRSAPPPAAPGLARRDVTSSFVPPAPRCASCSPHAHLGRPRVMAEGSILAQASGGSWRRCPGVPPVGPIPWRWGSGMGYQHS; encoded by the coding sequence ATGCTCCGAGGTACGCCAGGACTAGGCCTCAGGGGCCTGAAACGGAGTGAGGGTTCTGTGGAGGACTTGGGGCGCTCTTGCCCCGAGGCTGGCAGGAATTTTGGAGTGCTGAGGCGCAGCCTGGACGAGGCAGAGGAGGCGGCAGGCAGAAGGCGCGAGCGGCCGGCACGGTCCAAGGCTCGGCGCATGGCGGCCAACGTGCGGGAGCGCAAGCGCATCCTGGATTACAACGAGGCGTTTAACGCGCTGCGCCGGGCGCTGCAGCACGACCTGGGCGGCAAGAGGCTCTCCAAGATCGCCACGCTGCGCAGAGCCATCCACCGCATCACTGCGCTCTCCCTGGTCCTGCGCGCCAGCCCGGCGCCCCGCTGGCCCTGCGGCCACCTGGAGTGTCACGGCCAGGCTGCTCACGGCTCAGGTGCCGGGGACTCCGGCTTCAGCGCTCCTCGGTCCGCGCCGCCGCCCGCAGCGCCTGGTCTCGCGCGCAGGGATGTCACCAGCTCCTTCGTGCCGCCTGCACCGCGCTGCGCTTCGTGCTCCCCGCACGCGCACTTGGGGCGGCCCAGAGTGATGGCCGAAGGGTCCATTTTGGCCCAGGCCTCCGGGGGAAGCTGGCGCCGATGCCCCGGGGTTCCCCCTGTTGGACCGATTCCGTGGCGGTGGGGCTCCGGGATGGGCTACCAGCACTCCTGA